DNA sequence from the Pedobacter schmidteae genome:
CGTACCTTTTATCCTTTGAGCGATGGCCCTTCCATGCAGAACCACCGGATCACTATATCCGTCTTTCGACCCTGCTCGGCTTGTTTGCCTCACAGTCAAGCAAGCTTATGCTATTGCACTCCTCATACGGTTACCAAGCGTATTGAGCTTACCTTTGAAAGCCTCCGTTACCTTTTTGGAGGCGACCACCCCAGTCAAACTACCCATCAAACAATGTCCTTCACTTAGTGAAGTTAGACACCGAATACAGAAAGGGTGGTATTTCAACGTTGACTCCACAACACCTGGCGATGCCGCTTCACAGTCTCCCACCTATCCTACACATCCTGTATCCAATGTCAATGTTAAATTGTAGTGAAGGTGCATGGGGTCTTTCCGTCCCGTTGCGGGTACCCGGCGTCTTCACCGGGACCACAATTTCACCGAGCTCATGGCTGAGACAGCGCCCAGATCGTTACACCATTCGTGCAGGTCGGAACTTACCCGACAAGGAATTTCGCTACCTTAGGACCGTTATAGTTACGGCCGCCGTTTACTGGGGCTTCGATTCAATGCTTCTCCTTGCGGATGACATCCCCTCTTAACCTTCCAGCACCGGGCAGGTGTCAGGCCTTATACTTCATCTTTCGATTTTGCAAAGCCATGTGTTTTTGTTAAACAGTCGCCTGGGCCTTTTCACTGCGGCTGATATTGCTACCAGCGCCCCTTCTCCCGAAGTTACAGGGCCATTTTGCCGAGTTCCTTAGCCATGATTCACTCGAGCACCTTAGAATTCTCTTCCCGGATACCTGTGTCGGTTTGCGGTACGGGTTTTTATAACCTGAAGCTTAGCGGTTTTTCTTGGAAGTCTGATTACCTGCACTATCCACGCCCCCGAAGGTTTGCGGTACTATCGGCCTTCAGCAATACCGGCGGATTTGCCTACCGGTACTATACCTAAAGCCTTCAACGATCTATTCCGTCAGATCGCGGCAGTGTCACTACTCCGTCCCCACATCGCAGTTATAAAAAGTACGGAAATATTAATCCGTTGTCCATCGAATATCCCTTTCGGGTTCTCCTTAGGCCCCGACTAACCCTGATCCGATTAGCGTTGATCAGGAAACCTTATCCTTTCGGTGGGCAGGTTTCTCGCCTGCCTTATCGTTACTTATGCCTACATTTGCTTTTCCAGAAGCTCCAGCAAAACTTACGTCATACCTTCGCTGCCGCTGGAATGCTCCCCTACCGTAATATTAATATTACCCATAGCTTCGGTGTACAATTTTATGCCCGTTTATTATCCATGCCCGATCGCTCGACTAGTGAGCTGTTACGCACTCTTTAAATGAATGGCTGCTTCCAAGCCAACATCCTAGCTGTCTATGCAATCGGACCTCGTTAGTTCAACTTAACTGTAACTTGGGGACCTTAGCTGATGGTCTGGGTTCTTTCCCTCTCGGCGCGTGACCTTAGCACCCCGCGCCTCACTGCCGTGTATATTTAATAGCATTCGGAGTTTGTCTGGATTTGGTAGGATTTGACTCCCCCGCACCCAATCAGTAGCTCTACCTCTATTAAACTCTACCACGACGCTGTTCCTAAAAACATTTCGGGGAGTACGAGCTATTTCCCAGTTTGATTAGCCTTTCACCCCTACCCACAGATCATCCGGAAACTTTTCAACGTTTATCGGTTCGGTCCTCCAGTACGTGTTACCGCACCTTCAACCTGTCCATGGGTAGATCACAAGGTTTCGCGTCTACCTCCCCTGACTATACGCCCTATTCAGACTCGCTTTCGCTTCGGATCCGTGTCTGAAACACTTAACCTTGCCAGAGAAGAGTAACTCGTAGGCTCATTATGCAAAAGGCACGCCGTCACGCCACCTGGACGCTCCGACCGCTTGTAAGCACACAGTTTCAGGTTCTATTTCACTCCCCTGTTCGGGGTTCTTTTCACCTTTCCCTCACGGTACTGGTTCACTATCGGTCTCTCAGGAGTATTTAGCCTTACCGGATGGTGCCGGCTGATTCCCACAAGGCGTCTCCGACCTCGCGGTACTCAGGATACTACTAGACTAATGGTACTTACGTGTACGAGGCTTTCACTCTATATTGCCAGGCTTCCCATCCTGTTCCACTTCATTGCATTATAATCACATCGTAGTCCTACAACCCCACACTTGCCGTAACAAGAATGGTTTGGGCTCTTTCCCTTTCGCTCGCCACTACTCAGGAAATCATTATTATTTTCTCTTCCTCTGCTTACTTAGATGTTTCAGTTCGGCAGGTTTGCGTACATTGTACGACTAGTCTTCAACTAGCCAGGTTTCCCCATTCAGAAATCTACGGATCAATTCGTATTTGCCAATCCCCGTAGCTTATCGCAGCTTATCACGTCTTTCATCGCCTCTGAGAGCCAAGGCATCCCCTGTGTGCTCTTAATTACTTTCTTCTTTCCATACCCTTTTGCGCATATGGAAATGCTTTTTTGATGGTTGTTAAATCTTCAGTCCAACTCTCGTAATTGCTTACTTCAGTCTTCCCTCCAATCAAACAACGTCTCTATTGTTGTTTGCTCTTCTTTTTTAACTTCTTCCAATATGTCAAAGAACTTTTCTATCCCGGGTTTCCTTTAGGATTCCTATTTATGTACCTTTTATATTAAGTACCGGTGATGGTGGAGAATAACGGAGTCGAACCGTTGACCTCCTGCGTGCAAGGCAGGCGCTCTAGCCAGCTGAGCTAATCCCCCGTAAGATTAATCTTAATGTAGTCCCGAGCAGATTTGAACTGCTGACCCCTACATTATCAGTGTAGTGCTCTAACCAAACTGAGCTACGGGACTATTTGTCTATACTGCAGTATGGAGCACTAACTATGCTTCATCCTATGGGTGTTGTCTTTTTTTTCTTCTTAAGAATACTGTCATTTATATCATTCAGCGTAGCGAGTAGTCAGAACTACTCCAGAAAGGAGGTATTCCAGCCGCACCTTCCGGTACGGCTACCTTGTTACGACTTAGCCCCAGTTATCGGTTTTACCCTAGGACGCTCCTTGCGGTTACGTACTTTAGGTACCCCCAACTTCCATGGCTTGACGGGCGGTGTGTACAAGGCCCGGGAACGTATTCACCGCGTCATTGCTGATACGCGATTACTAGCGAATCCAACTTCAAGAGGTCGAGTTGCAGACCTCTATCCGAACTGTGAATGGCTTTTTGAGATTGGCATACTGTTACCAGCTAGCTGCCCTCTGTACCATCCATTGTAGCACGTGTGTAGCCCCGGACGTAAGGGCCATGATGACTTGACGTCGTCCCCTCCTTCCTCTCTGTTTGCACAGGCAGTCTGTTTAGAGTCCCCAGCTTTACCTGATGGCAACTAAACATAGGGGTTGCGCTCGTTGCGGGACTTAACCCAACACCTCACGGCACGAGCTGACGACAGCCATGCAGCACCTAGTTTCGTGTGATTGCTCACTGATCTATCTCTAAATCATTCACTAACTTTCAAGCCCGGGTAAGGTTCCTCGCGTATCATCGAATTAAACCACATGCTCCTCCGCTTGTGCGGGCCCCCGTCAATTCCTTTGAGTTTCACCCTTGCGGGCGTACTCCCCAGGTGGAATACTTAACGCTTTCGCTTAGCCGCTAACTGTATATCGCTAACAGCGAGTATTCATCGTTTAGGGCGTGGACTACCAGGGTATCTAATCCTGTTTGATCCCCACGCTTTCGTGCCTCAGCGTCAATCACACCATAGTAAGCTGCCTTCGCAATCGGTGTTCTGTGACATATCTATGCATTTCACCGCTACTTGTCACATTCCGCCTACCTCTAGTGTATTCAAGCTCATCAGTATCAAGGGCACTGCGATGGTTGAGCCACCGTCTTTCACCCCTGACTTAATAAGCCGCCTACGCACCCTTTAAACCCAATAAATCCGGATAACGCTTGGATCCTCCGTATTACCGCGGCTGCTGGCACGGAGTTAGCCGATCCTTATTCCTTCGGTACATTCAGCTACTTACACGTAAGTAGGTTTATTCCCGAATAAAAGCAGTTTACAACCCAGAGGGCCGTCTTCCTGCACGCGGCATGGCTGGTTCAGAGTTCCCTCCATTGACCAATATTCCTTACTGCTGCCTCCCGTAGGAGTCTGGTCCGTGTCTCAGTACCAGTGTGGGGGGTCATCCTCTCAGATCCCCTAGTCATCGTCGCCTTGGTGGGCCGTTACCCCGCCAACTAGCTAATGACACGCATGCCCATCTTAATCCTATAAATATTTGAACATTGGATAATGCGATCCTGTGTTTTTATGCGTCGGTAATCCGAATTTCTTCGGGCTATGCCCCTGATTATGGTAGGGTGCACACGCGTTACGCACCCGTGCGCCACTTTCATATCCAGCAAGCTGGTTATTATAGTTCGACTTGCATGGAGTAGGCCTGCCGCTAGCGTTCATACTGAGCCAGGATCAAACTCTCCATCGTAAAATGAATTGGTCGAACATGACCATTCTTAAATTAATTACTAATAGTCTGATTCTAATTATATATTGTCTAGTTAGATTCCAACTTTAAAATATAGTCCGGTATCATGTACTTTGATCTCGTACCTTATTACCTCGCTACGCTTATAAATGACATCTCTTTAATGAACTTCTCGAATCGCCTCGCGGGTCTTCTTTATATTTCTTCGCTTCCAATCCTCTGTTTTCTCCCGGTCTTATTCTTCCAGGATTCGGTTTCGAATCTTCAACGTTTCAATCTTTTTTATTCCGTTACTAAACTCCGTTTGGTAACGCCCTTGTTGTTTGGGATTGCAAAGGTAGAAATCTTTTTGCTATTGTCAAGAGTTATTTCAAACTTTTTTTTCTTTTTATTTTCAGGGCTTTTTTTAACCCGCCTAAAAGAACTGACCTTAACCAATCTCTATACTTTCATCTCCTCAAACCTTCCTTCTACTCATCCTTCTCACTGTTTCCCTTCCTCCGAAGCGGGTTGCAAAAGTAGGAAAATTATAGCTCCCCGCAAATATTATTCAACTCTTTTATAAATACAATCCATAACTCCCTATAAAACAATTAGAAAAAATGAAACCCAGGCTAAAACATTTGCAAGCAAAATGCCACTTAAGTTCAGCATCCTATTTCTTTTCTCCCATTATTCAGCGTTCAGCTGGCCTCTTTTCGACAACATATACTTTTGAAAACCATAGATACGTGAGGAAAATATTATCTAAAAACATCACAACTATCATTTACAGTCAGCACTAATAATCACAATTTTGATCTTTTAAACCAATTGAATTTACAACAAATCCTATCGCACACCTGATTTCTAACTTGGTTCACCCTATTCTCGTGTTTCCTTATAATGGTTTCATGCAAGGCTAAATCATCAACTAACCTTAAAAACTAACTAAAAATAAGGTCATAGTCTCACCCCCGCCTTAAATTAAGGCAAACAAATAATCTAACCTTAAAAATAACTACATTTTAAGGTTAGATTTCATATATTTGTTTATGAAGTATCCTATAAATCCCGACAGAAACAAGCCCTGGAACGAACTGCCACTGCTTCCCATAGCTAAAGGACTTTATGAAGACATTGAAATCTATTCGCTACTCGGAAATGCTAAAGCCTCATTAGGTAGGTTACAAGGGCGTAGCATTGCCATTCCAAACCAGGGATTATTGATCAATTCTATTAGTTTACAAGAAGCAAAGGCTTCAAATGCCATAGAGAATATATTTACAACCGACGACGAGCTCTATAAAGCATATAGTGAACAGCAGACCAAACAATTGGAAGGCCCCGCCAAAGAGATCTTGAATTACAGAGAAGCACTTTGGTTAGGCTACGAATATTTACAGGGTGAACAACTATTTGACGAAGCATACTTTATCAAAATGTATAGGACAGTAAGCCAATTTAGCGATGGGATAAGACCTCCTGTAGCTCAGATTTACATTAAAGAGGGTGGCTCTGGTTTAAATGCCGGAAAAGCTTCCTATACTCCGCCACGAGGTGCCGGCATTATAGAAACCAAACTGAAGAATCTAATTGATTTTTTAAATGATGACCAGCAATATCCAATTGACCCATTGCTAAAAATGGTTATTGGACATTTTCAATTTGAAGCGATTCACCCCTTCAGGGATGGCAATGGTAGAACCGGAAGGATATTTAACATTCACTACCTTACAAAAAAGGGTCTACTGGATTATCCGATACTATTCCTGAGCCGATACATTATGGATCATAAAGACGACTATTATTCTACTCTTTCCGGAATAGCACAAAAAGGCAACTGGAAAAACTGGTTCCTTTTTATGTTGAAGGCAGTAGAGGTAACTGCTAATCTCACTTACAATAAGATTAATGACATTATAGCTGCCAAAGATGCTATCCTGGATGAAATTATCAATCAAGGCAACGTAAGCCGACCAGAATCTCTGGTCAGTACCTTATTTACTGAGCCCTTTACAAGGGTAAAACACCTTACCGACAGAGGTCTTTATGCGGAGAACACTGCCCGTAAATACCTTGATGAATTATCTGCTGTCGGAATCCTTGAAAAAAGAATGATACAGGGGAACAGCTATTATCTGAACCTGGAGCTCTACAGAATTCTTTCAGAATAAGAATTCGTTTTTACCCTGAGCCCAATAGTCATTATTACCTGCTGATACAAAACAAGAAAAGCCGATAGTCGTAATGACTACCGGCTTTCTTTTAAGATTTGGCACCGACCTACTCTCCCACGTGTTACCGCAGTACCATTGGCTCTGGTGGGCTTGACTTCTCTGTTCGGAATGGGAAGAGGTAGACACCACCGATATAGGCACCTAAATATTTTAAATATCTTTTAATTAGTAAGGCCCTTCATTAAACAAGAAAAGCCTTTCAGAATTCTGAAAGGCTTTCTTTAAGATTTGGCACCGACCTACTCTCCCACGTGTTACCGCAGTACCATTGGCTCTGGTGGGCTTAACTTCTCTGTTCGGAATGGGAAGAGGTGGACACCACCGATATAGGCACCTAAATATTTTTAATTGTTAGTAGTTAGTAGTCAGATTTTAGTATTTAGATCCTGGTCATACAAATGTATAACTACTCCATACCAACTAATCCATACTATTTACAACAAATGACATATTATTGAAAGAAGTTAAGTTAGGAAGAACAAACAACAGTGTTCTGCTTTTTGAAAGCTTCGGATGATTAGTATTACTCGACTTTGGTCTCACAACCTTTACATCTGTAACCTATCAACGTAGTAGTCTGCTACGGTCCTATATGGAATTCTCATCTCGTGGCTAGTTTCGCACTTAGATGCTTTCAGCGCTTATCTATTCCCAGCGTAGCTACCCTGCAATGCCCCTGGCGGACCAACAGATTCACTAGAGGCTAGTCCACCCCGTTCCTCTCGTACTAAGGTCAGCCCCACTCAAAATTCCTACGC
Encoded proteins:
- a CDS encoding Fic family protein, encoding MKYPINPDRNKPWNELPLLPIAKGLYEDIEIYSLLGNAKASLGRLQGRSIAIPNQGLLINSISLQEAKASNAIENIFTTDDELYKAYSEQQTKQLEGPAKEILNYREALWLGYEYLQGEQLFDEAYFIKMYRTVSQFSDGIRPPVAQIYIKEGGSGLNAGKASYTPPRGAGIIETKLKNLIDFLNDDQQYPIDPLLKMVIGHFQFEAIHPFRDGNGRTGRIFNIHYLTKKGLLDYPILFLSRYIMDHKDDYYSTLSGIAQKGNWKNWFLFMLKAVEVTANLTYNKINDIIAAKDAILDEIINQGNVSRPESLVSTLFTEPFTRVKHLTDRGLYAENTARKYLDELSAVGILEKRMIQGNSYYLNLELYRILSE